A window of the Cheilinus undulatus linkage group 21, ASM1832078v1, whole genome shotgun sequence genome harbors these coding sequences:
- the LOC121529184 gene encoding trinucleotide repeat-containing gene 6B protein-like: MEDKKKKKEDKKKRETSQKVPEQKIKVPESAKPSSSQPLTTTGSVSPSPGPLAPSSPNPGAAGVSAQVPPGGGNNAKQRTAVANGQPSTSSSSSSPAGSQTSQQQRYMSREVPPRFRCQQDHKVLLKRGQPPLSSMLLGGGGGEGGAGSGWADNPNANTAGGTDSNLGSSSASPPTSSSSSSCVAAQSSSSSTTTSTYANSTWGAGSGSLSSSQGCGKVMVDGTDLGDWPSIVSGAKASADGSGGGLQEQDCPGNNNNNSSASWSEKTIQQKGGAGGGGGANTDNPPSPRSSPLSSSSSLNECVQTSSGGVWGSSSQAEAGLGSAAFYNSKVSHLLPGPQEGPAGGSSSAPGANFNPNMNPSAWPALVQPGTSTSASDGLPLHPSITSVSSFSASTPLITTHSLSSVNQTGLLQQQHTETAGGEPQHLGNPGHESSSGGGARGAGPNQEGVDERDCGTARVEGEGMNNLSGSSSSSSAASSSWRSMPPAPPDLSAGVSQADGWGGGGGGAQVQEGNVWGFGGLGGKTGWGVGSDSGSNTTAVSQGALEGGGSDAEWGGAEGGVGSSNPAIEGGGGDGNGGSVVQESASPKFASMTKAWDNQKGTESGEGAVGEWGGQGGGTGGGRPSSSSGGGSIAGSGGDDSDGGQKQENTKSVHHEAQKTSNAEVALLSMLSRSDLDPRVLSNKGWGQTQIRQNVAWDLDSKRGNRNERSAPSFSSMNSTNSSAAGYLSNHSAGREGWDSSTPTCAPQSRKPGTPEQEMEANQSAAAGGGWGEPPPESQSKGWGSEEQWGGHRGRGGGWRDFGDQGSGWTEGPEDKGTGGWKGAGRGRGEGGGWGGDWGQRDSVPGGGNGRGRGGSHDDGASWGNLDEGGSQRGGWGGSDVGGAKPHTDWDSAKPLPSAAHAPNSHVAPMKAPNTQQHQSQGQQQQGGWGGRSGIASGGPPSKNQNQSPGWTSGPIPQIQGGGADSLEPSGWEEPSPQSISRKMEIDDGTSAWGDPTHYNSKNVNLWDKNSATSDQSHCQQAPPPTSMQQQPPRRQQVLQHGRDTNPPNAAVAAGMWGGGAPSVDNGTAAWGQASDSATGWGDPDEPGKASGWGNPSPNLGKPGTKSMESWGGKGDSSVAASRHPSWDEEDDGVGGVWNSAGSQGSSSSFNSGGWGQSHVGKRGNIKGGGGDSWMNPVSRQFSNMGLLGDDPGVDKKMDGDKRGMNEYNGEMRRGGRSGGGYRMPGSKDMGPVDMGPYGDKMGGHGVFVGSGGGMPPPRGMHQPGVHPMNPSQGIRAQVPHQFLSAQVPGPMLKQMPSPGGSVGGVGGVGGVGGVVGGVGGVGGVGGVGGVGGVGGVGGVGGGVFPPQISPQQLAMLSNIYPQMQQFHLACQLLLQQQQQQQLLQNQRKFPQPQPLRQQPDPQQLARIMAILQQQRQHQQGGVGGAASGGGGSKLSPSHLGGGLSKQPIGDPLQHPGLGGPLSDLHAKTQGMYSGLAPGGNLSGLELGPMIGGMKDTGGQQSRFKWMMEGHSPAPSPPDTTLHKNGPLPSALKVRGGSPYSQYDMLGADGSGIPPQGSADSWHRTPGSKMGNKPATSSWPPEFQPGVPWKGIQSSGDPESDPYMTPGGVLGSPGPPNLNDSDHQLLRDNIGPNPSLNTSLPSPGAWPYSASDSPLSNAHSTGKYSEYKPSWPPEPIGQNKMWKTNRNSSQLPRPPPGLTNQKQASPSPWGSGGPRLARSWGGGGINQESRFGPGSAWSDGVASRSSCWLLLSNLTPQIDGSTLRTICMQHGPLLTFHLGLTQGSALIRYSSRQEAAKAQGALHMCVLGNTTILAEFVGEEEVARYFAHSQAGGAEGAGSGTAAASGTQGSSAAGTAVASSGGSSPGSERAAVGAASGGNGNSSGGVEGGSGSLGAVRSSGSAWQGLDGTGSSSETSSAQGPGLGIFSQWGTNGAGEGGGVEGAESGRSGLWGGMTTGYPSSSLWGAPQMEERHQMDSPAALLPGDLLGGGADSI; the protein is encoded by the exons ATGGaagacaagaaaaagaagaaagaagataaaaagaaaagggaaaccTCTCAGAAG GTGCCAGAACAAAAAATCAAAG TGCCAGAATCAGCCAAGCCCTCCTCCTCCCAGCCACTCACCACCACAGGCTCAGTGTCCCCCAGCCCTGGCCCTCTCGCCCCCTCGTCCCCCAACCCTGGTGCAGCCGGGGTTTCTGCACAGGTTCCTCCTGGTGGTGGGAACAATGCAAAGCAGCGGACTGCTGTGGCCAACGGAcagccctccacctcctcttcctcctcctcccccgcTGGAAGCCAGACATCCCAACAGCAGCGATACATGTCGAGAGAGGTTCCACCGAGGTTTCGCTGCCAGCAGGACCATAAAGTGCTACTGAAGCGGGGCCAGCCGCCGCTGTCCTCCATGCTGctggggggaggagggggggaaGGGGGCGCAGGTAGTGGCTGGGCAGATAACCCCAATGCAAACACAGCTGGAGGCACAG ATTCCAACCTGGGCTCATCATCTGCTTCACCCCCgacctcctcctcatcttcatcatgtGTCGCTGCTCAGTCGTCGTCGTCTTCTACTACTACTTCAACTTATGCAAATTCCACATGGGGGGCGGGCTCTGGCAGCCTGTCCTCCTCTCAGGGCTGCGGGAAGGTGATGGTGGATGGGACTGACCTGGGGGACTGGCCCAGCATTGTAAGCGGGGCCAAAGCGAGCGCTGACGGATCCGGAGGAGGGCTGCAGGAACAAGACTGCCCTggtaacaacaacaacaacagcagtgCCTCATGGAGTGAGAAAACCATCCAGCAgaagggaggagcaggaggaggaggaggagcgaaCACGGACAATCCTCCCTCACCTCgttcttctcctctttcctcctcttcctcgctTAATGAATGTGTTCAGACGAGCAGTGGTGGCGTGTGGGGCTCCTCCTCTCAGGCGGAGGCTGGGCTCGGATCAGCAGCATTTTACAATTCCAAAGTCTCCCATCTTCTTCCTGGGCCTCAGGAGGGCCCCGCGGGTGGCAGCAGCAGTGCCCCTGGTGCCAACTTCAACCCAAACATGAACCCGTCTGCCTGGCCCGCCCTGGTGCAGCCTGGGACATCAACGTCAGCTAGCGACGGCCTTCCTCTACACCCATCCATCACTTCAGTGTCCTCGTTCTCTGCCAGCACCCCGCTCATCaccactcactctctctcatcTGTGAATCAAACTGGTCTCCTACAGCAGCAGCACACTGAGACAGCTGGGGGAGAACCGCAGCACTTAGGAAACCCGGGGCACGAGTCCAGTTCAGGGGGTGGAGCCCGAGGTGCAGGACCAAATCAGGAAGGAGTCGATGAAAGGGACTGTGGGACTGCGAGAGTCGAAGGAGAAGGGATGAATAATCTTTCTGGTTCTTCGTCTTCCTCCTCTGCTGCCTCTTCTTCTTGGAGATCCATGCCTCCAGCACCTCCTGACCTTAGCGCTGGCGTGTCACAGGCGGACggatggggtggaggagggggcggAGCTCAGGTGCAGGAAGGGAATGTGTGGGGCTTTGGTGGTCTGGGTGGTAAGACGGGCTGGGGCGTGGGGAGTGATAGTGGCTCAAATACCACAGCGGTATCTCAGGGAGCGTTGGAAGGAGGCGGTTCAGATGCAGAGTGGGGGGGCGCAGAGGGTGGAGTCGGTTCGAGTAACCCAGCAatagaaggaggaggaggggacgGGAACGGTGGCAGCGTGGTACAGGAATCTGCCTCACCAAAGTTCGCATCTATGACAAAAGCTTGGGACAATCAGAAAGGGACAGAAAGTGGGGAAGGGGCGGTTGGGGAGTGGGGAGGGCAGGGTGGAGGTACAGGAGGTGGACGACCTTCGTCGTCGAGCGGAGGGGGGTCCATAGCTGGCAGTGGTGGAGATGATAGTGATGGAGGACAGAAACAGGAGAACACCAAGTCCGTACACCATGaagcccagaagacctccaatGCTGAAGTGGCCttactgagcatgctcagtagaTCTGACCTGGACCCCCGGGTTCTGTCCAATAAGGGCTGGGGGCAGACGCAGATCAGACAGAACGTGGCCTGGGATCTGGACTCTAAGAGAGGAAACAGGAATGAAAGAAGTGCTCCATCTTTCTCGTCCATGAACAGTACTAACAGTTCAGCTGCTGGCTACCTGTCCAATCACAGTGCAG ggagggagggatgggaCAGCAGCACACCCACCTGTGCTCCTCAAAGCAGGAAGCCAGGAACACCTGAACAAGAGAtggaggccaatcagagtgctgCAGCTGGTGGAGGTTGGGGAGAGCCCCCACCTGAGAGCCAGAGCAAAGGGTGGGGCTCTGAGGAGCAGTGGGGAGGTcacagaggcagaggagggggCTGGAGAGACTTTGGAGATCAGGGTAGTGGCTGGACTGAGGGTCCAGAGGATAAAGGGACAGGGGGATGGAAGGGAGCGGGACGAGGGCGAGGGGAGGGAGGAGGCTGGGGGGGAGACTGGGGTCAGAGAGACTCAGTACCTGGAGGTGGTAACGGGCGGGGCAGAGGTGGGAGCCATGATGACGGAGCTTCCTGGGGTAACTTAGATGAAGGGGGATCTCAGCGAGGAGGGTGGGGAGGGAGTGATGTGGGTGGTGCTAAACCCCACACAGACTGGGACAGTGCCAAGCCCCTCCCATCAGCAGCGCACGCACCAAACAGCCACGTGGCACCAATGAAAGCCCCAAACACACAGCAGCACCAATCACAGGGTCAGCAGCAACAAGGAGGGTGGGGCGGCCGCTCTGGCATTGCAAGTGGAGGTCCGCCATCCAAGAATCAGAACCAAAGTCCAGGCTGGACCTCGGGCCCCATCCCCCAAATCCAAGGGGGAGGGGCTGACTCCCTAGAGCCCAGCGGCTGGGAGGAGCCGTCTCCTCAGTCCATCAGCCGGAAAATGGAGATTGACGACGGCACGTCAGCATGGGGAGATCCGACCCACTACAACAGCAAGAATGTGAATCTGTGGGACAAAAATAGCGCCACATCTGACCAAAGCCACTGTCAGCAGGCTCCGCCTCCAACGTCCATGCAGCAACAACCACCTAGGAGGCAGCAGGTGCTGCAGCATGGCCGGGACACCAACCCTCCTAACGCTGCTGTCG CTGCAGGTATGTGGGGAGGAGGTGCACCATCCGTTGATAACGGTACTGCTGCTTGGGGCCAGGCGTCAGACTCAGCTACAGGTTGGGGTGATCCAGATGAACCCGGCAAAGCTTCTGGCTGGGGGAACCCTTCACCCAACCTCGGAAAACctg GTACCAAGTCCATGGAGAGCTGGGGAGGAAAGGGAGACAGCTCAGTTGCAGCATCCCGACACCCGAGCTGGGATGAGGAGGATGATGGCGTTGGAGGAGTGTGGAACAGCGCCGGCTCCCAGGGGAGCAGCTCCTCCTTCAACTCAGGAGGCTGGGGTCAGAGTCATGTcggaaaaagaggaaacatcAAG GGTGGAGGTGGGGACAGCTGGATGAACCCAGTGTCACGGCAGTTTTCAAATATGGGTCTCCTG GGTGATGACCCAGGTGTTGACAAAAAGATGGACGGAGACAAAAGAGGAATGAATGAATATAACGGAGAGATgcgaagaggaggaagaagtgGAGGAGGTTATCGTATGCCTGGTTCCAAAGACATGGGTCCTGTAGACATGGGGCCCTATGGTGACAAG ATGGGCGGTCATGGCGTGTTCGTTGGCAGTGGCGGAGGGATGCCTCCGCCACGAGGGATGCACCAGCCGGGCGTGCATCCAATGAACCCCTCCCAGGGGATCCGTGCTCAAGTGCCTCATCAGTTCCTGTCTGCTCAG GTGCCGGGTCCAATGCTGAAGCAGATGCCCTCTCCTGGTGGCAGCGTGGGAGGAGTGGGAGGAGTGGGAGGAGTGGGAGGAGTGGTTGGAGGAGTGGGAGGTGTCGGTGGTGTTGGAGGTGTCGGAGGTGTCGGAGGTGTCGGAGGTGTTGGTGGTGTCGGTGGAGGCGTGTTTCCTCCTCAGATTTCGCCGCAGCAGCTCGCAATGCTCAGCAACATTTACCCCCAGATGCAGCAGTTCCATCTG GCTTGTCAGCTTTTgcttcaacaacaacaacagcagcaacttCTGCAGAATCAGAGGAAGTTTCCACAGCCTCAGCCTCTCAGACAGCAGCCTGACCCACAGCAG CTGGCGAGGATTATGGCaatcctgcagcagcagaggcagCATCAGCAGGGTGGAGTCGGAGGAGCAGCATCAGGAGGAGGAGGCTCCAAACTGTCTCCCTCTCACCTGGGAGGAGGCCTCTCTAAACAACCGATTGGAGACCCCCTCCAGCATCCTGGACTGGGGGGGCCCTTATCAGACCTTCATGccaaaacacaagggatgtaCTCTG GACTCGCTCCTGGTGGAAACCTGTCCGGTCTGGAGCTTGGTCCAATGATTGGAGGGATGAAGGATACGGGAGGTCAGCAGTCTCGTTTTAAATGGATGATGGAGGGACACTCCCCGGCTCCGTCTCCCCCTGACACAACCCTTCACAAGAACG GCCCTTTACCCAGTGCTTTAAAGGTGAGAGGAGGATCCCCTTACTCCCAGTATGACATGCTGGGTGCTGATGGTTCGGGGATTCCCCCTCAGGGCTCTGCAGACAGCTGGCACCGGACCCCTGGCAGTAAGATGGGGAACAAACCGGCCACGTCCAGCTGGCCACCAG AGTTTCAGCCTGGTGTTCCCTGGAAGGGGATCCAGAGCAGCGGAGACCCAGAGTCCGACCCCTACATGACCCCTGGTGGTGTTCTCGGTTCCCCTGGACCCCCGAACCTCAACGACTCTGACCACCAGTTACTGCGAGACAACATAG GGCCAAACCCCTCCCTCAACACCTCGCTGCCTTCACCTGGTGCCTGGCCCTACAGTGCCTCAGACAGCCCGCTCAGCAATGCACACAGCACAG GAAAGTACTCGGAGTACAAGCCCAGCTGGCCCCCAGAGCCCATCGGACAAAACAAGATGTGGAAGACCAATCGCAACAGCTCACAGCTGCCACGCCCCCCTCCTGGCTTAACCAATCAGAAGCAGGCCTCACCCTCCCCATGGGGAAGCGGAGGCCCGCGTCTGGCCCGGAGCTGGGGAGGGGGCGGGATCAATCAAGAGTCAAGATTTGGGCCAG GCTCAGCTTGGAGCGACGGAGTTGCCTCCAGGAGCAGCTGCTGGCTGCTGCTGAGCAACCTGACGCCTCAG attGATGGCTCCACACTGAGGACGATCTGCATGCAGCACGGTCCCCTACTCACCTTCCACCTGGGCCTGACCCAGGGCAGCGCTCTGATTCGCTACAGCAGTCGGCAGGAGGCAGCCAAGGCCCAGGGGGCTCTTCACAT gtgTGTTCTGGGTAACACCACCATCCTGGCAGAGTTTGTGGGTGAGGAAGAGGTCGCTCGTTATTTTGCACATTCCCAGGCcggaggagcagagggagcggGTTCAGGAACAGCAGCAGCCAGCGGGACGCAGGGTTCATCTGCAGCTGGCACAGCTGTGgccagcagtggaggcagctcCCCAGGGAGTGAGCGGGCGGCGGTGGGGGCAGCTTCAGGTGGAAACGGAAACAGCAGCGGTGGAGTGGAGGGAGGATCGGGGAGTCTGGGTGCTGTGCGGTCCTCAGGCTCGGCCTGGCAAGGTCTTGACGGTACAGGAAGTTCTTCAGAAACCTCGTCAGCCCAGGGACCGGGGCTGGGCATCTTCTCCCAGTGGGGCACCAACGGGGCGGGGGAAGGAGGGGGCGTGGAGGGAGCAGAGTCTGGGAGGTCTGGACTCTGGGGGGGCATGACTACAGGATACCCCAGCAGCAGCCTGTGGGGGGCGCCGCAGATGGAGGAGAGGCACCAAATGGACAGCCCTGCAGCACTGTTGCCTGGCGACCTGCTGGGGGGCGGAGCTGATTCTATCTGA